The nucleotide sequence GACGGGCGATGCGCTGTTGCAGTCGGAGATCCTCGTGCTTTCGAGTTCGATCCCACACACGCTGGTCGGGCCGCGCGTCGGCGACGAGCTCATCGCCCGCCTGAACACGGAAAAAGGCTTCTGCTCGATCGAAACCCAGACCTTTCCGGACGTGACGCTGCAGGTCTATCGCCGCGGGTGCTGATCGCGGCGTGGTGGGTTCGAATCGATCTGAGGTCCTTGTGAGGTTGATCACATCAGCCGGGAGGCGACTCCCGTATTGTCCCGGGTACGCAAACACGGGGAGATTTCACATGCGCAAGATCATTCTGGTTGCCGCCATGGTCGTGGCCTCCGCATCTGCCCATGCGGGCGACCGCAGCCTGTCGCTGTCTGGAATGGCCGGGCAGCCCGCCGCTTCGCAAGCCGCGACGACCGCCGTTCCCCCGACGCAAATCAGCGACGTCGCGCCGGCCGCGGAAGCTCCGAAATATGTCGACCGTCCGCCGGCAGTGTCGGCGCCTGCACCCGTTGCGGCGACGGCCCCTGCCGTCACCACGCCAACGACGGCCGCGGCGCCTGTCGCGACGACCAGGCCCGCCAAGACCGCAAGGGCGGAGAAGCCGAAGCGCAAGCGCGAATGGACCGAGCGCCGCATCATCGGCGAGCTGCATCGCCACGGCATCTACTGGTAAGCCGTTGCTTCCCTGCAAAAAGCAAATGGCCGGGCGAAAGCCCGGCCATGCGCGTATTGAAGCCGTCGACGTATTACTGCGAGACCGTCTGCACCACGCTACCGATCGGACGTGCGCTCGAGGTCGGCACTTTCAGGTCCTTCAGCAGCGCTTCGTCGTATTCCGGCAGCGTCTGGAAGGTCGTCTTGGCCTTCATCTGCACGATCTTGTAGCCGCCGGCCTTGAGCCGCGCGAGCAGCGCCGGCATGGCTTCGCCGGTGTGCTTCTGGAAGTCGTGCATCAGGATGATGCCCTTGCCGAGCTTGTCGAGCCTGGTCATCACAGTCTCGACGATCTTCTCCGGCGTCGCGCCCTTCCTGAAGTCGAAGGAGTCGATGTCGGTCGAGAACATCGCGACGTTGCGGGTGCCGAAATAGCTCACCATCGCCGGATTGTGCTGAAGCTGCGGGAAGCGGAAGAACGGCGCCGGATTGGTGCCGAGCGCGAATCGCACTGCGCTGAAGCCCTTCTCGACCTCGTCCTTGACCTGTTGCTCCGTCATCTTCTTGCTGTTCAGATTGACATGCGACCAGGTGTGCGTGCCGACCGTGTGGCCCTGGGCCAGCACCTGGCGCAGGATTTCCGGATGGTAGGTCGCGTGCTTGCCGACCGAGAAGAACAGGCCCTTGGTGCATTCATCCGCGAGCGCCTTCAGCACGGCGGGCGTGTTGACCGGCCACGGACCGTCGTCGAAGGTCAGCACGACCTCCTTCTCGGTGAGGAAGTCGAACTGCTTGAAGTGCTCGAAGCCGAAGCCCGGGCCACCTGTGGTGTCGATCTCGACCACGCGGGCAACGCCGAGCGCGTTCGGATTGGCGCAGGCCTGTTTCTGCTGCACCGGCATGGCCGGAGCGGGCGCAGGCGCCGGAGCGGGAGCCGCCGGCTTGGCCGCGATCGCAGCCGTGGTCTGGACGTCATCCTTGGCGGCGAGCTTCGCCGGTGCCGGCAACGGATCGGCGGCACGGGCGGCAACTGTCTTGGGAGCGCCCTGATCGGCGCGGGAGGAATAATAAAACCAACCGCCGGCGGCAATCACGACCGCGGCAACTACACTGGCCAGCATCAGGCCCAACGCATTACGCATCGCTACTCTTTCCAATTACGCAACCAAACCTGCGGAATTTCCCGCGCGACGAGCCATTAATGCGAAGGAACAGTTAACGTGACACCAACGCGACGGCGGTTGCGGAGGAATTTCAGCGATCTGCGCCAAAGTGACCGAGGTCACAGAGGGCGGGCCGCCCGTGACCATCATCACAGTGGAAACTGTTTTGCTGGAGCATCGTAGTTCCCATCAACAACGGGCCCCGCTTCCAGCGGCGCCAATGGGAGCTTCAAATGACCACCTCGCTGACCACCAAGTCTCTGACCAGCAAGATCCGCGACACCAGCCTGGCGCTGGGCTTTGCCGCCATCGTCTCGATCGTTTCGACGACCTCGAGCTTCGCCTTCTCGGCCGAGGCGCAGCAGCAGTGCACCGGCGATGCCTTCCGCCTGTGCTCGGCGGAGATTCCCAACATCCCGAAGATCACGGCGTGCATGATGAAGCATCGGTCGGATCTCAGCGCCGGCTGCCGCGCGGTGATGGACAAGGACCTCGCCAAGGGCGCCTCCCGCAAGGTCGCTGACGCGCAGGACAGTCAGTAAGCGCAACGATCGTTGCGTCGGTTAGCTCCCCGCGCGATGTGCCCCGGCGTCAAGCCGGGGCGACGCGGCGGCGCCATGCAGCCTGTCGATAAAGCCGTTGCGGCTGAGGGATCGTCGCACTAGCTTCGCCCGCACATTCTTCCGGGTAAGAGGCATTACGCGATGACCAGATTTCTTTTCATTCTTCCTTTGCTCCTGTGCGCATCGGCCGCGTCCGCGCAACAGCAGCCTGGCCACGATGCCTGTGCGCGCGATGTCACGCGCTTCTGCCGCGCCGTGATGAACAATGGCGATGGCGCCGTGCTCGCCTGCCTGAAGCAGAACCGCGCGCGGCTGAGCAAGGGCTGCGACAAGGTGCTGACGGACCACGGGCAATAATGATTCCGTAGCCGGGATGGAGCGAAGCGTAATCCGGTAAGTTACGTACTGCTCCCCGCAGCGGTCGCGACCACCGGCAGCACCTCGGCGCTGGCACGATCCGGCGTCTCGTCCTTCCAGCGCACGGAGCCGAACGGGCGCTCCAGCATGCGGCGGATCCGCACCGGCTCGGGGCCGATGTGGAAGGCGATCGCCTCCTGATGCAGCGCGCGTTCGGACTGCGTCGAGCGGTTGCGCTGGCGTAAGTAGTCGAGCCAGGTCGGACAGTGATAGCGCTCGGTCCACAATTCGGGATCGGCGATGTCGCGCGCGATCGACCAGCCATAGGCGCCGTTGCGCTGGCGGGAGAGCTGCACGTCCTGCATCACGTTGTGGAAGGCGCGCGCGTTCTCCTGGGCGACCCGGTATTCGATCTCGACCACCAGCGGTCCGCTGCGTGCCGTGAGCGACAGCTTCACCTCGGGATCGGCGAGCACGTCGGCGTCCTCGTTGCGGGCGCCGACGCGCGGCATCGTGAGCCACAAGCCCAGCAGCGGCGAGATCAGCATCAGGCCGGCGGCGGTGAGAAGTGCGATTTCGACGCCGGCATAATCGGTGAGATGGCCCCAGCCCCAGGCGCCGATGGCGATGCCGCCGGAAATCGAGGCCTGGAACGCGGCGAGCGAGCGGCCCGCGACCCAGCGCGGCGCCGAGAGCTGCACGCCGATGTTGAACAGCGCGACTGCGGCCATCCAGACGGCACCGGCGAGCACCAGCGCAGCCGCCGTCAGCACCGGCTCGGTGCTCACGGCGAGCGCGGCCATCGCAAACGCCATCGAGATGGTGCAGGCGCGGATCGCGGCCTCGCCGCTCATGCGCTTGCGCAATTCGTGGATGTTGAGCGCGCCGACCACCGCGCCCATGCCGAAGGCGCCGAGCATGATGCCGTAGGTCTGCGCACCGCCATGCAGCAGGTCGCGCGCCACCAGCGGCATCAGCGCCATGATGGCACCGCCGATCAGGCCCATCACCAGCGTGCGCAGCAGCACGATCTTGATCGGCGGGGAATTGGTGATGTAGCGGAAGCCTGAGACCATGGCGCGGTTGAGCTTCTCCCGCGGCAGGCGTGACGGCTCGGTGTTGCGGCGCCAGAGCAGCAGCACCACCAGCAGCGGCAGATAGAGGATCGCGTTGCAGGCAAAGGCGGCAACCGCACCGAGCGCGGCGACGATGACGCCGCCGACCGCGGGACCGAAGCTGCGGGCGATGTTGTAGCTGATGCCGTTCAGCGCGACCGCCGAAGGCAATGCATCGGGCGGCACCTGCTCGCTGACCGAGGACTGCCAGGCCGGACCGAACAGCGCGTTGCCGCTACCGACGACGAAGCAGAAGGCGAGCAGCAATTCCGGCGTGATGAGGTTGAGCCAGGCGAGTACCGTCAGCGCGGTCGCGCCGGTCAGCGCGATCGCCAGCGAGACCAGGGTGACGATGCGGCGGTCATACATGTCGGCGATGGCGCCGGCCGGCATCGAGATCAGCATGATCGGCAGCATCAGGGCGGTCTGCACCAGCGCCACCTTGTCGGCCGAGGCCGCCATCTGCGTCATCGCCCAGGCCGCGCCCACGCCCTGGATCAAGAGGCCGAGAT is from Bradyrhizobium xenonodulans and encodes:
- a CDS encoding polysaccharide deacetylase family protein, which produces MRNALGLMLASVVAAVVIAAGGWFYYSSRADQGAPKTVAARAADPLPAPAKLAAKDDVQTTAAIAAKPAAPAPAPAPAPAMPVQQKQACANPNALGVARVVEIDTTGGPGFGFEHFKQFDFLTEKEVVLTFDDGPWPVNTPAVLKALADECTKGLFFSVGKHATYHPEILRQVLAQGHTVGTHTWSHVNLNSKKMTEQQVKDEVEKGFSAVRFALGTNPAPFFRFPQLQHNPAMVSYFGTRNVAMFSTDIDSFDFRKGATPEKIVETVMTRLDKLGKGIILMHDFQKHTGEAMPALLARLKAGGYKIVQMKAKTTFQTLPEYDEALLKDLKVPTSSARPIGSVVQTVSQ
- a CDS encoding MFS transporter translates to MTEQPNRQKIAADGITAPLRYTVFRRIWLASLLSNLGLLIQGVGAAWAMTQMAASADKVALVQTALMLPIMLISMPAGAIADMYDRRIVTLVSLAIALTGATALTVLAWLNLITPELLLAFCFVVGSGNALFGPAWQSSVSEQVPPDALPSAVALNGISYNIARSFGPAVGGVIVAALGAVAAFACNAILYLPLLVVLLLWRRNTEPSRLPREKLNRAMVSGFRYITNSPPIKIVLLRTLVMGLIGGAIMALMPLVARDLLHGGAQTYGIMLGAFGMGAVVGALNIHELRKRMSGEAAIRACTISMAFAMAALAVSTEPVLTAAALVLAGAVWMAAVALFNIGVQLSAPRWVAGRSLAAFQASISGGIAIGAWGWGHLTDYAGVEIALLTAAGLMLISPLLGLWLTMPRVGARNEDADVLADPEVKLSLTARSGPLVVEIEYRVAQENARAFHNVMQDVQLSRQRNGAYGWSIARDIADPELWTERYHCPTWLDYLRQRNRSTQSERALHQEAIAFHIGPEPVRIRRMLERPFGSVRWKDETPDRASAEVLPVVATAAGSST